Genomic DNA from Candidatus Brocadia sp.:
GTGATATCGATAGTCACTTATCATATTATTTCAGCTTGAAACAACTCGCTTTTGAAAAATAGTGCCTGCTAGGGTTTCTTTTTCAAACTTTTTTGTCAAAGAACAGTTTCATTTGGCACAGTCTGAACCCTTGTCCGAATGAGTTGCCCGAATCGAAAGCCACCCTCAAACGCCAGGAAGAAAAAAGCGATCGCGCATACAAAAATTAACCACAGATCAATGCTATTAAGTAACCCACCCATGTCTTTTTCGACCATCGTTAACGAATCCGTTGACATGCCTATACAAGTAACAGCCCACAGCGCAATGTCATTAAATTACGTTGTTTTAAAATTTATATTCTAACATCTCTTTAATTCCCAACAGGAATCGTCACAATCGGAGCGCCTTCTTTACCTGCTGTCTCCGTGAGTGTAAAGACAAACAACAGGGAGGAAAATAATCTCTTGGACGGAAAGTCCTTATCATCAATCCAAAACCAGTAACCCCGGTAGGGAACCGAAATGAAGGCATCCAAAGGTCTTTCCTGAGAACTGTGTATCCGAATCAGAGGCGCAGGAGGGGTGCCGGTAACCGGCTGATCCGTCAGCGTTGGATTCACGCGCTTCTCTGCCACATGCCCATCGGGCACCTCGATATAAGAAGCCAGATCAGAAATGATTTCTAAAATCGACCGGGTGAGGATAGCGATCTCTTTGTCACTTGTGGAAAAAGAGCCATAGATTACCCTGAATTCATGTGTGTGGGGGTCGAGACCAAGGACCTCTCGGGTAGCAAGGATATCCGCCTCCATCGCGGGATCCGCCTTCTCGCGGAAAAAAAGCTCAAGAAATGCCTCTTCTTTGTCTGCTTTTTTTATCCGCATCCCCATAACTCCGACATTCTGAACTCTCCTCATCCTCTCAAGCAAAGGATAGAACTCTGGATCTGCCGGGCGCGCCCTCGCCCCTCCTCCGAAACGGTTCTGTATCCCATTAATGGCGTGTATACAGAGCCTGAAAACAAGATCGATGGGAAAACCGCTTTGAACCAGGCTGAGGAGAGAAGGGGGTGGAATGGGATTCATCAGGGTCTGGGCAAATTTTTCTCCTGTCATGGGACTGTATGTTATGGTGGGACGGTCAAAGTATCTTCCAATGCCTCCTATACCGAAGATATTACCTCCACCAAACCCACTTTTGGGGCTACTCCAGGAACTATTCAAACTGATTACGCCATCCAGTGCATACTGACTGATAACAGAGTTCACATCAAGAAAAACAGGGGCATCGGCATAGCGTAGCTTCACCATATTCAGAAGCATCTGGTCCTTCCAGGAATCAGAAATGGCTGTGGTATAATCAAATCGATCCCGGGACAGGGACCGTGGCCCAATGCCCGTGCAACCAGTAAGACCGGTGATCAATATAAGGAACAATGCACAGGGGAATCGACCTGTGCGAATCATGGGAATTCCCCTTTCCCGTTAAATAGAAAATTGTTCATCTCAAAAACTGTATCGAATCCGCTGTGATCCACCGTGCCTTTAATCAAATTACTGTATTTTTCTGTTTGAAATAGCTGATATTCCTTGGGTGTTTTAACAAGCGGTAGGGGATCAAGTGGAGTCTCACCCCTGAGCCCCCTCACAGCTGGGAACTCAGGGGACGGACACAGTGAAGGCGATGGGCGCTCACGACAAAGCCCACTTGAAAAGGACACGAAGCAACAATTATTTATCTATTTTTGTGATTTTTGTGCCCTGCAAGCCGAGTCCTGCCATCAATCCCTTCTGACTGAAAAAAAATGCATAGATCTGTGATTGCAAGGTTGTGGTTGTCGCCGCCCCGGCTGCGCCAATATCCACAACTACAATGCTCGGACCAACGCCAAGCTCCCAGCCGGCACTCTTGTCGAGCCAGGACATCGCAGATTCGCTCATGAAAAACAGCGCGTATCCGTATTTCTGTACACCGGCTTGCAGACCATACGAAAGCTGGACGGTATTATAATATCCGGCAGTATTTCCATCCTTGAGGAGAGCGCCTTCACCGAATTGTCCACCCACAATAAATCCGCCTTTGACAATGCGCGGAAAGACGAGGATGCCCTTCGCCTTTTCCCCCAGCGCTTTCGCTGAAGGAGATTTCAAATACAGTTTCTCAAGGGCGCTCCTGGCATCACGGTCAATTTCTTCCGCGGTTGCAGCTCCGGCGGGATTCACACACATGAATATGCCAGCAGTACATGCAAGCATGAAAAGAATAATTGTCAGATGAACGTATCTCATGGTTATATTCTCCTTTTTGAATGATTACTTATCCATTTTTATGAGTGGTATGCTTGCACCGATTTCATAAACCAGCGCCGCATGGATCTTGTTCTCGATCTGGTAGTAGCGCATCACCTTGGTCTCTGGCAATACTTCGCGGAACTTTGGAAGATAGGCCTTGCGGAGCTTTAGCGCCAGGGCCTCGATCCTCATGTACTCATCAAGCAGCTTCCTGGCAGTATCATTGGTCATATTTTCATAGGCATCCCTATAGTCATTGATCAATTTCACCGTACGCACGCGAAGAAGGAACAGTTCATCCTGATATTGATTATAGACCGGCCAGAAGGCCTTTGCTTCAGTCTCCGTGAGCTGCATGTTCTCTGCAACAAGGAGCTTTTTGTCAGCGCGTACCTTCTCGATGACTATTTGCATGTCGTCCGCCGGTTTGTCCTGCGCGGTTGCAGTGATAGCCCATACCATGATCGCCACGAATCCCACCCCAAAGAGTTTATATTTCCTTTTTGTATTCATTGGTTTCCTCCCTTTGTCATTTCTTTAAATAGAACGTTTCCTGTTCCACCTATACTATTTTTCGTATCGTAACCTCACTGTTCTGCAATACCTAATGGCTTTGCGGCAAGTTTATTTGATCCCGTGTCTGACCCGGCAATAGGAAATTGCCTCTTTCCCTTTCGTTTTACCAGTAGAACAAAAATATCTGAAGAATACAAGTTTTTTCAGTATGCAAGCAAAGATGGTTTTCGTCGCTTATTCGTTCGATAAAACTAAAGCGCGGAACTATGGATAATTTCGCTCATGCAATCCAGGCACGCGCCTGGTCGAGTTGTGAAGGAGTAAAATACTCTATTTTAACCGGGCGGAAAGGTTTCCCGGTAAACGCCAGAGCCAAGTTCCTCCATTTCTCATCTCCAACAACGGCGATTTTTTCAATATCTCTGTCATGCTCTAATTGGAAATTCACATCTTCCCAATCAGCGCCTCGCTCCCATCCGAGGAAATCCTCAAGGAACACCAGTATCCTTATCTTTCCTTCTCTCTTAATAAATTCTGTAGCAGATGCTTGCATCCGATCCAATTCTGCCTTTTTTAATTCACCCGATATCTTGATGCTTATAAGATTACCTGATGAACTGATAACTTCAAATGACATAGATACCACCTTACTCCTTTACATTAGGATTAGGCCGCCTTCGGCAGCTACTTTTCATCTCCCCTCCGATTCATAAAACTTTTGAGAGTACCCCCATCTTTATTAAGGCTTGAAGAATTATCTCTATCCCAAGCGCAACCTGCAGCACCCCGAGCACGCTGCCAAGGATTAGCAGGGTTATAACGCCAATAAACTTTAATATTGTATGAGCAAACAGCATCGTTAGGAGATTCAACATCATTATCACGAACAGTATACAAATAATCCCGATCTGCCGTTCGGCTTCCTGTGCTGCCGCCATGAGTATGATAAGAATTGCAATTCCGTATGGGGTGACAATCATAGGAAAAGAGAGTGGAAAAGCTGCCATAGCGAGCGTTGGGGTGGGTGGTGGTGTTTCATTCCCGGGGGTGTACGAATACACCTGCATGACCATTCGTAAAGCTACCAGGAAAAGAATTATTCCCCCCGCAAGCATCAGGGCGGAAAGTGAAATATGATAGGATTTCATAGCCCTTTGACCCATAAAAGCTGCTACAAGACAGCCAATGGTAGAGATGAGGGCAGACATGAGCGCAAGTTTACGCCGAAACCTTGTATCAGTATCTTTCGTCATCTTTACAAACGGAACCAAAATCTTGATAGGACCCAGCATAAGGAAGAAAAAGGTAAATATCCCCGCAAAACTCAGGAGATAAGGCGTCTGTTGATCACCTAAAACTGTTGCCTGGGACTGATTGACGGAGGTTGTTTGCGCAATTGATGGAAGCATCAAGCTGAGAAAAAGGATACTAACTGCAGCCAGAAAGAACCCAATTCTTTTCATAGAGAATATCTCTCTTTGTTATTCAGAGCAAGCCGATCGTCTTGCATTCTGAACCAATTATGTGCGATTATTTCCATTTTGTTTTAATCCGAAAAATGATATTACCATTTTTTATCATTTTTTACTGAAAAAATCAAAAAAACTTGCAATCTTCTTCATTTTTTGCTTTTATACATTACAACCTCAAAATAAAAAAGCAATTTCCTATCATCCACCCGGCGTGTAATTGGCCCTGCGCTCTAACCCCAATTCCGGGCAGCACATGGCGCGTGAGCGAGCATCCAGGAGTCAGAAAAATGACGAGAGGATATCGAAACGATGAATAACACAATGGACGAGTTGTGCGTGAACACCATCCGCACTCTGTCGATGGATGCCGTGCAACAGGCAAACTCCGGCCACCCGGGAACACCGATGGCGCTGGCTCCGGTGGTCTATTGTCTGTGGCAACGTTTTTTACGCTTCGATCCCGGCCATCCAATCTGGCCCAACCGTGACCGTTTCGCGTTGTCGGCAGGACATGCTTCTATGCTGCTCTATGCCATGCTGCACTTGACCAGCGTGAAAGCGGTCAATCCCGACTATGAAACGCTCGGACATTTATCCGTAACGCTGGAGGATATTAAGCGCTTACGGCGCGCCGAACAAACAGGATACGAGCGCGGCGCATGGGGAACCGTTGGGCAAGGAAGAAATTAAGCTGGCCAAACGCCATTACGGCTGGCCGGAAGATGCTGAGTTCCTCGTCCCCAAAGGGGTGTGTGAGCATTTCCAGGCGGGCATCGGCGCCGCTGAAAGAATTGCAGAAGAAGTTCGGATTTATTCCAGAAAATATCATAGTGGCAGCCAGGGAGCAGATCGCTAAAGCGAGGTAATCAATGCGCATCGTGATAGGTTCAGATCATGCCGGATTCGAGCTGAAGGAGGCGGTGAAAGCCTTTTTGGTCGAGGAGAACCGCGATGTCCTTGATGTGGGTACCTACAGCAAAGATCCCGTGGACTATCCGGACTATGCTGAAGCTATCGGCACAGCCCTGCGCGAACACCGGGCCGAACGCGGCATCCTCCTCTGCGGC
This window encodes:
- a CDS encoding MarC family protein, translating into MKRIGFFLAAVSILFLSLMLPSIAQTTSVNQSQATVLGDQQTPYLLSFAGIFTFFFLMLGPIKILVPFVKMTKDTDTRFRRKLALMSALISTIGCLVAAFMGQRAMKSYHISLSALMLAGGIILFLVALRMVMQVYSYTPGNETPPPTPTLAMAAFPLSFPMIVTPYGIAILIILMAAAQEAERQIGIICILFVIMMLNLLTMLFAHTILKFIGVITLLILGSVLGVLQVALGIEIILQALIKMGVLSKVL
- a CDS encoding STAS/SEC14 domain-containing protein; the encoded protein is MSFEVISSSGNLISIKISGELKKAELDRMQASATEFIKREGKIRILVFLEDFLGWERGADWEDVNFQLEHDRDIEKIAVVGDEKWRNLALAFTGKPFRPVKIEYFTPSQLDQARAWIA
- a CDS encoding twin-arginine translocation pathway signal protein, which gives rise to MRYVHLTIILFMLACTAGIFMCVNPAGAATAEEIDRDARSALEKLYLKSPSAKALGEKAKGILVFPRIVKGGFIVGGQFGEGALLKDGNTAGYYNTVQLSYGLQAGVQKYGYALFFMSESAMSWLDKSAGWELGVGPSIVVVDIGAAGAATTTTLQSQIYAFFFSQKGLMAGLGLQGTKITKIDK